The proteins below are encoded in one region of Thermococcus peptonophilus:
- a CDS encoding Nif3-like dinuclear metal center hexameric protein: MVKRDELVSFLDEYLNISAYPDKSSNGLQVEGKEEVERVAFTVDTTLRTIERAAKAGADMMIVHHGMIWGGLEYVTGVHYKRLKALIEKGLNLYVAHLPLDAHPEVGNNVELLKLLGLEPKGPFGEYKGLTIGFWSEFREPQPIEKIAQIIAEKLDTTVRTYEFGKREIKMVGAVSGAGAFALEEAWRRGIDLLITGEFGHADYLTAIDLPQSVLVAGHYKTETLGVKALMPVLKEKFGLDVFFIDEPTGL; encoded by the coding sequence ATGGTAAAGCGCGATGAACTCGTCTCTTTCCTCGATGAGTACCTAAACATCTCCGCCTATCCTGACAAGTCGAGCAACGGCCTTCAGGTAGAGGGGAAAGAAGAAGTTGAGAGGGTAGCGTTTACCGTTGACACTACACTCAGAACCATAGAACGCGCAGCTAAAGCCGGTGCTGACATGATGATAGTCCATCACGGCATGATATGGGGAGGGTTGGAGTACGTAACCGGGGTACACTACAAGCGCCTTAAGGCCCTCATAGAGAAAGGCCTGAACCTCTACGTTGCCCACCTTCCCCTCGATGCCCACCCAGAGGTGGGGAACAACGTTGAGTTGCTGAAGCTTTTGGGCTTGGAGCCGAAGGGGCCTTTTGGTGAGTACAAGGGGCTGACCATAGGTTTTTGGAGCGAGTTCAGGGAGCCGCAGCCCATAGAGAAGATCGCACAGATAATCGCGGAGAAGCTCGACACAACGGTTAGGACCTACGAGTTCGGGAAGAGGGAAATAAAGATGGTTGGAGCAGTCAGCGGGGCGGGGGCGTTTGCCCTCGAAGAGGCCTGGAGGAGGGGTATAGACCTTCTCATTACCGGCGAGTTTGGACACGCGGACTATCTGACGGCCATCGACCTGCCGCAGAGCGTTCTTGTTGCCGGCCACTACAAGACGGAGACCCTCGGCGTTAAGGCCCTGATGCCAGTCCTCAAGGAAAAATTTGGCCTGGACGTTTTCTTCATCGACGAGCCGACTGGGCTTTAA
- a CDS encoding tRNA uridine(34) 5-carboxymethylaminomethyl modification radical SAM/GNAT enzyme Elp3, translating to MGEMEDGERFRKAVEEIARAVLAGEIKDRNELNRYKIIVSRKYHLSKIPGNSDILKAIPEEERDRFRELLKRKPTRTISGVAVVAMMTKPFPCPHGRCIYCPGGPSVGSPQSYTGKEPSALRAVQSAYHPYIIMMRRLKQLTDIGHNVDKVEVIIQGGTFPAVDLDYQEWYIKCAFKAMNDFPYFKDIENLEEKLVRLIVKGDKSVFEEDPEFKRAWELTHRRPYYYIEDEQRKNEKAKVRMVGLTIETRPDWAFERQIDRMLKLGTTRVELGVQTVFNFIHERTKRGHGVEEIIKATQLLRDAGLKINYHIMPGLPGSNFERDLYTFRKIFEDPRFRPDMLKIYPTLVTADAPLYAWYKAGKYRPYTTEEALELLVEAYKLFPKWVRVMRIQRDIPAKLIVAGVKHSNLGQLVFNELIKRGIRPREIRFREVGHMMQKFGIQPEIEHIKLLREDYDAAGGKEIFLSFEDVKNDILIGFLRLRIPSEKAHRKEINCCPSAIVRELHVYGPLVPIGGKPKYEWQHRGYGRELLAEAERIAREEFDVKKMLVISGVGVREYYRKFGYRKNGPYVAKRLDKSYAEYKKSREFDAHLNT from the coding sequence ATGGGCGAGATGGAAGACGGTGAGAGATTCAGGAAAGCCGTCGAGGAGATAGCGAGAGCTGTGTTAGCAGGCGAGATAAAGGATAGAAACGAGCTCAACCGCTACAAGATTATCGTGTCGCGGAAGTATCACCTTTCAAAGATCCCGGGCAACTCGGACATTCTGAAGGCCATTCCTGAGGAGGAGCGCGACAGATTTAGAGAGCTCCTTAAGAGAAAGCCGACGAGGACAATAAGCGGAGTTGCCGTCGTAGCCATGATGACAAAGCCCTTCCCCTGCCCGCACGGCAGGTGTATTTACTGCCCGGGAGGGCCCTCAGTTGGTTCGCCGCAGAGCTACACCGGAAAAGAGCCTTCAGCGCTGAGGGCAGTCCAGAGCGCCTACCACCCATACATCATCATGATGCGCAGGTTAAAGCAGCTCACCGACATCGGCCACAACGTTGATAAGGTGGAGGTCATAATCCAGGGAGGGACCTTTCCAGCGGTTGACCTCGACTACCAGGAATGGTACATAAAGTGCGCCTTCAAGGCAATGAACGACTTTCCGTACTTCAAGGACATTGAAAACCTTGAGGAGAAGCTCGTCAGGCTCATAGTGAAGGGCGACAAGTCGGTTTTCGAAGAAGACCCCGAGTTCAAGAGGGCTTGGGAGCTGACCCACAGAAGGCCCTACTACTACATCGAAGACGAGCAGAGGAAAAACGAGAAGGCTAAGGTCAGAATGGTCGGCCTTACTATAGAGACCCGTCCCGACTGGGCCTTCGAGAGGCAGATAGACAGAATGCTCAAACTGGGAACGACGCGGGTCGAGCTTGGAGTTCAGACTGTTTTCAACTTCATCCACGAGAGGACGAAGAGAGGTCACGGCGTTGAGGAGATAATCAAGGCCACCCAGCTTCTGAGAGACGCTGGCTTAAAGATAAACTACCACATAATGCCTGGCCTGCCGGGGAGTAACTTTGAGAGGGATCTGTACACCTTCAGGAAGATATTCGAAGATCCCCGCTTCCGCCCTGACATGCTGAAGATATACCCAACCCTCGTTACTGCCGACGCTCCGCTCTACGCCTGGTACAAGGCTGGCAAGTACAGGCCGTACACGACGGAAGAGGCCCTTGAGCTCCTCGTTGAAGCCTACAAGCTCTTCCCCAAGTGGGTTCGTGTGATGAGAATACAGAGGGACATCCCTGCCAAGCTCATCGTTGCCGGAGTCAAGCACTCCAACCTCGGCCAGCTCGTCTTCAACGAGCTGATAAAGAGGGGAATAAGGCCGAGGGAAATCCGCTTTAGGGAAGTCGGCCATATGATGCAGAAGTTCGGAATCCAGCCGGAGATTGAGCACATAAAACTCCTCCGCGAGGACTACGATGCCGCTGGAGGGAAGGAGATATTCCTGAGTTTCGAGGACGTTAAGAACGACATCCTGATAGGCTTCCTGAGGCTTAGGATTCCAAGCGAAAAGGCCCACAGGAAGGAGATAAACTGCTGTCCTTCTGCCATAGTGAGGGAGCTTCACGTCTACGGTCCTCTCGTGCCAATAGGTGGAAAACCGAAGTACGAGTGGCAGCATCGCGGGTATGGGAGGGAGCTTTTAGCCGAGGCCGAGAGGATAGCGAGGGAGGAGTTCGATGTCAAGAAAATGCTGGTCATCAGCGGCGTTGGTGTAAGGGAGTACTACAGAAAGTTCGGCTACCGCAAGAACGGACCATACGTGGCGAAGAGGCTTGACAAGAGCTACGCGGAGTACAAAAAGAGCAGGGAGTTTGACGCACATCTGAACACATGA
- a CDS encoding PUA domain-containing protein — translation MTQGELRYRRASSWEYDLILREAEKYGELKHHTFAVVEGKFRDVYAVNERVWKEIEELKLKPYAYGTFVGTIKVDKNFVEKFYPNVEFFYFVDIQKNYAVLSPKAGFLFTTGKDVPKSGVRKYEWQGTKKLVIYDENGIILGIGRINPGSRNKFILNVTDVGEFLRRKH, via the coding sequence ATGACCCAAGGAGAACTCCGCTACCGGCGTGCCTCATCATGGGAGTACGACCTCATCCTCCGTGAGGCGGAGAAATACGGCGAGCTAAAGCACCATACCTTCGCGGTAGTGGAAGGCAAGTTCCGGGACGTTTACGCAGTTAACGAGAGGGTGTGGAAGGAAATAGAAGAACTAAAGCTCAAGCCCTACGCCTACGGAACCTTCGTCGGCACGATAAAGGTTGACAAAAACTTCGTCGAGAAGTTCTACCCAAACGTAGAGTTCTTCTACTTCGTTGACATCCAGAAGAACTACGCAGTTCTGAGCCCCAAGGCGGGCTTTCTCTTCACTACCGGAAAGGACGTACCGAAGAGCGGCGTGAGGAAGTACGAGTGGCAGGGCACAAAAAAGCTCGTAATCTACGATGAAAACGGGATAATCCTCGGAATCGGCAGGATAAACCCGGGGAGCAGAAACAAGTTC
- a CDS encoding YkgJ family cysteine cluster protein, protein MRFQPKPFTEPVGFRCLYCLDCCRGRHVYLTLKDIERIAKTGKDPQDFVTFSIEGEKIRFVLSVREWDLGCVLHDPETGKCTIHEARPLICRIYPFMVSRKPLGVEGEEPFEYKGEKFWLYYDESCPGVNAEEPETTITPEEIAELGLEFEKGLEETDMGGFAELLEKL, encoded by the coding sequence ATGCGCTTCCAACCCAAGCCCTTTACAGAACCGGTTGGCTTCCGCTGTCTCTACTGTCTTGACTGTTGCAGGGGGAGGCACGTTTACCTGACGCTGAAGGACATTGAGAGGATAGCAAAGACTGGAAAAGACCCTCAGGACTTTGTGACTTTTTCTATCGAAGGCGAGAAAATCAGGTTTGTGCTCTCAGTTAGGGAGTGGGACTTGGGCTGTGTCCTCCACGACCCTGAAACCGGAAAATGCACGATCCACGAGGCCAGACCCCTAATCTGCAGGATTTATCCCTTCATGGTGTCAAGGAAGCCGCTCGGCGTTGAAGGGGAGGAGCCGTTTGAGTACAAAGGAGAAAAGTTCTGGCTATACTACGACGAGAGCTGTCCCGGGGTAAACGCCGAAGAACCAGAAACGACGATAACGCCGGAGGAGATAGCGGAGCTCGGGCTGGAGTTCGAGAAGGGGCTGGAAGAAACCGATATGGGCGGTTTCGCTGAACTCCTTGAGAAGCTGTGA